The following proteins are encoded in a genomic region of Xanthomonas citri pv. mangiferaeindicae:
- a CDS encoding beta-ketoacyl-[acyl-carrier-protein] synthase II, with amino-acid sequence MAKRRVVITGIGILSPLGNDLASSWDGIVNGRSGIGPITHFDASNFATRIAGEVKGFDAGQWIGPKDIKKMDPFVHYGVAGGLMAIADAGLEIREADAERIGVAIGAGIGGLKGIEETAIKYHEGGPRKISPFYVPSTIINMISGQVSIMTGAKGPNIAAVTACTTATHNIGLAMRMIQYGDADVMIAGGAEFATTPTSVGGFCSMKALSTRNDDPTAASRPWDRDRDGFVMGDGAGILVLEEYERAKARGARIYAEVAGFGMSGDAYHMTAPSENGEGGARCMRAAIADAGIDASQIGYINAHGTSTPAGDLAETMGIKSVLGDQAGKVMVSSTKSMTGHLLGAAGGVEAVFSAMALHAGIIPPTINLDNPGEGCDLDYVPHTARQVQVEYAMSNSFGFGGTNGSLVFRKI; translated from the coding sequence ATGGCCAAGCGCCGCGTCGTCATCACGGGCATCGGCATTCTCTCGCCGCTGGGCAACGACCTGGCTTCGAGTTGGGACGGTATCGTCAACGGACGCTCGGGCATCGGCCCGATCACGCATTTCGACGCCTCCAACTTCGCCACGCGCATCGCCGGTGAGGTCAAGGGCTTCGATGCCGGACAGTGGATCGGGCCCAAAGACATCAAGAAGATGGACCCCTTCGTGCACTACGGCGTGGCCGGCGGCCTGATGGCGATCGCCGATGCCGGGCTTGAGATCCGCGAGGCGGACGCCGAGCGCATCGGTGTGGCGATCGGCGCGGGCATCGGTGGCCTGAAGGGCATCGAAGAGACCGCGATCAAGTACCACGAGGGCGGCCCGCGCAAGATCTCGCCGTTCTACGTGCCCAGCACGATCATCAACATGATTTCCGGCCAGGTCTCGATCATGACCGGCGCCAAGGGGCCGAACATCGCCGCGGTCACCGCGTGCACGACGGCCACCCATAACATCGGCCTGGCGATGCGCATGATCCAGTACGGCGATGCCGACGTGATGATCGCCGGCGGTGCCGAGTTCGCGACCACGCCCACCTCGGTCGGCGGCTTCTGCTCGATGAAGGCACTGTCCACCCGCAACGACGACCCGACCGCGGCTTCGCGGCCGTGGGACCGCGACCGCGACGGCTTCGTCATGGGCGACGGCGCCGGCATCCTGGTGCTCGAAGAGTACGAGCGCGCCAAGGCGCGCGGCGCACGCATCTACGCCGAGGTCGCCGGTTTCGGCATGAGCGGCGACGCCTACCACATGACCGCGCCCAGCGAGAACGGCGAGGGCGGCGCACGCTGCATGCGCGCGGCGATCGCCGACGCCGGCATCGACGCCTCGCAGATCGGTTACATCAACGCGCACGGCACCTCGACGCCGGCCGGCGACCTGGCCGAGACGATGGGTATCAAGAGCGTGCTCGGCGACCAGGCCGGCAAGGTGATGGTCAGCTCGACCAAGTCGATGACCGGCCACCTGCTCGGCGCGGCCGGCGGCGTGGAAGCGGTGTTCTCGGCGATGGCGCTGCACGCCGGCATCATTCCGCCGACGATCAACCTCGACAACCCGGGCGAGGGCTGCGACCTCGACTACGTCCCGCACACCGCGCGGCAGGTGCAGGTCGAGTACGCGATGTCGAACTCGTTCGGTTTCGGCGGCACCAACGGGTCGCTGGTGTTCCGCAAGATCTGA
- a CDS encoding acetylornithine carbamoyltransferase (catalyzes the conversion of N-acetylornithine to N-acetylcitrulline in an alternative arginine biosynthesis pathway) yields MTAIRHFLNTQDWSRADLDAVLADAARFKREKLGDALKGKSIALVFFNPSMRTRTSFELGAFQLGGHAIVLQPGKDAWPIEFDLGTVMDGDTEEHIAEVARVLGRYVDMIGVRAFPKFVDWQYDRQDIVLRSFAKYSPVPVINMETITHPCQELAHALALQEHFGTSDLRGKKYVLTWTYHPKPLNTAVANSALTIATRLGMDVTLLCPTPDYILDERYMDWAKQNVAESGGSLAVSHDIDSAYAGADVVYAKSWGALPFFGNWGPEKPIRDQYQHFIVDEAKMALTNNGVFSHCLPLRRNVKATDAVMDSPQCIAIDEAENRLHVQKAVMATLMR; encoded by the coding sequence ATGACCGCCATCCGCCATTTCCTCAACACCCAGGACTGGAGCCGCGCCGACCTGGACGCCGTGCTGGCCGATGCCGCGCGCTTCAAGCGCGAGAAGCTCGGCGATGCGCTCAAAGGCAAGTCGATCGCGCTGGTGTTCTTCAATCCGTCGATGCGCACGCGCACCAGTTTCGAGCTCGGCGCGTTCCAGCTCGGCGGCCATGCCATCGTGCTGCAGCCCGGCAAGGATGCCTGGCCGATCGAGTTCGACCTGGGCACGGTGATGGACGGCGACACCGAGGAGCACATCGCCGAGGTCGCGCGCGTGCTCGGCCGCTACGTCGACATGATCGGCGTGCGTGCGTTTCCGAAGTTCGTGGACTGGCAGTACGACCGCCAGGACATCGTGCTCAGGTCCTTTGCCAAGTACTCGCCGGTGCCGGTCATCAACATGGAGACCATCACCCATCCCTGCCAGGAGTTGGCGCACGCGCTGGCCTTGCAGGAGCATTTCGGCACGTCCGACCTGCGCGGCAAGAAATATGTGCTGACCTGGACCTACCACCCCAAGCCGCTCAACACCGCGGTCGCGAACTCCGCGCTGACCATCGCCACGCGCCTGGGGATGGATGTGACCCTGCTGTGCCCGACGCCGGATTACATCCTCGACGAACGCTACATGGACTGGGCCAAGCAGAACGTCGCCGAGAGCGGCGGCTCGCTGGCCGTGAGTCACGATATCGACAGCGCCTACGCCGGCGCCGACGTGGTCTATGCCAAGAGCTGGGGGGCGCTGCCGTTCTTCGGCAACTGGGGCCCGGAGAAGCCGATCCGCGACCAGTACCAGCACTTCATCGTCGACGAGGCGAAGATGGCGCTGACCAACAATGGCGTGTTCTCGCACTGTCTGCCGCTGCGGCGCAACGTCAAGGCGACCGACGCGGTGATGGATTCGCCGCAGTGCATCGCCATCGATGAAGCCGAGAACCGCCTGCACGTGCAGAAGGCGGTCATGGCGACCCTGATGCGCTGA
- a CDS encoding acetylglutamate kinase — translation MHAHQQTRQTIVRLLSSMASAKEISQYLKRFSQLDAKRFAVVKVGGAVLRDELDDLTSSLSFLQEVGLTPIVLHGAGPQLDAELSAAGIEKKTVDGLRVTTPEALAIVRRVFQAANLRLVEALQKNGARATSITGGVFEAHYLDRETYGLVGEVERVNLAPIEASLQAGSIPVITSLGETASGQILNVNADFAANELVRTLQPYKIIFLTGTGGLLDESGKVIDSINLSTEYDHLIRQPWLHGGMKVKIEQIKDLLEGLPLASSVSITRPADLAKELFTHKGSGTLVRRGERVLRATSWDALDLPRLRTLIESSFGRTLADDYFERTPLLRAYVSENYRAAVVLSAAEGSTYLDKFAVLDDAQGEGLGRAVWQVMREETPQLFWRSRHHNPVNIFYYAESDGCIKQEKWKVFWYGLDGFEQIQRCVDHCATRAATLAG, via the coding sequence ATGCACGCACACCAACAGACCCGCCAGACCATCGTGCGCCTGCTTTCGAGCATGGCCAGCGCGAAAGAGATCAGCCAATACCTCAAGCGCTTCTCGCAGCTCGATGCCAAGCGCTTCGCCGTGGTCAAGGTCGGTGGCGCGGTGCTGCGCGACGAACTCGACGACCTGACCTCGTCGCTGTCGTTTCTGCAGGAAGTCGGCCTGACGCCGATCGTGCTGCACGGCGCCGGTCCGCAACTCGACGCCGAACTGTCGGCAGCCGGGATCGAAAAGAAGACCGTCGACGGCCTGCGCGTGACCACACCCGAGGCGCTGGCGATCGTGCGCCGCGTGTTTCAGGCCGCGAACCTGCGCCTGGTCGAGGCGCTGCAGAAGAACGGGGCGCGCGCGACCTCGATCACCGGCGGCGTGTTCGAGGCGCATTACCTCGATCGCGAGACCTACGGGCTGGTGGGCGAGGTGGAGCGCGTCAACCTGGCCCCGATCGAGGCCAGTCTGCAGGCCGGCTCGATCCCGGTGATCACCAGCCTGGGCGAGACCGCCTCGGGCCAGATCCTCAACGTCAACGCCGACTTCGCCGCCAATGAGCTGGTGCGCACGCTGCAGCCCTACAAGATCATCTTCCTGACCGGCACCGGCGGACTGCTCGATGAAAGCGGCAAGGTCATCGACTCGATCAACCTGTCGACCGAGTACGACCACCTGATCCGGCAGCCGTGGCTGCACGGCGGCATGAAGGTCAAGATCGAGCAGATCAAGGACCTGCTCGAAGGGCTGCCGCTGGCCTCGTCGGTCTCGATCACCCGGCCCGCGGACCTGGCCAAGGAACTGTTCACGCACAAGGGCTCGGGCACGCTGGTAAGGCGCGGCGAGCGCGTGCTGCGCGCCACCTCGTGGGATGCGCTCGACCTGCCGCGGCTGCGCACGCTGATCGAGTCGAGCTTCGGACGCACGCTGGCGGACGATTACTTCGAACGCACGCCGCTGCTGCGCGCCTACGTGAGCGAGAACTACCGCGCGGCGGTCGTGCTGAGTGCGGCCGAGGGCAGCACCTACCTCGACAAGTTCGCCGTGCTCGACGACGCCCAGGGTGAAGGGCTGGGACGCGCGGTCTGGCAGGTGATGCGCGAGGAGACCCCGCAGCTGTTCTGGCGCTCGCGTCACCACAATCCGGTCAATATCTTCTACTACGCCGAGTCCGACGGCTGCATCAAGCAGGAGAAATGGAAAGTGTTCTGGTACGGCCTCGACGGTTTCGAGCAGATCCAGCGCTGCGTGGACCATTGCGCGACGCGCGCCGCGACACTGGCGGGTTGA
- the fabG gene encoding 3-oxoacyl-ACP reductase (catalyzes the first of the two reduction steps in the elongation cycle of fatty acid synthesis), whose protein sequence is MSTPLSGEIALVTGASRGIGAAIADTLAAQGATVIGTATSEAGAAKIGERLAAHGGHGRVLDVAQAGAIEALVESIAAEFGAISILVNNAGITRDNLLMRMKDEDWQAILDTNLTSVYRSSKAVMRGMMKARRGRIVNIASVIGVTGNAGQANYAAAKAGIIAFSKSLAKEIGSRGVTVNVVAPGFIATDMTRDLPEASKAALTEQIALGRLGEPNDIAQAVAFLASPAAAYITGETLHVNGGMYMP, encoded by the coding sequence ATGAGCACACCGCTTTCGGGCGAGATCGCCCTCGTCACCGGCGCCAGCCGCGGCATCGGCGCGGCCATTGCCGACACCCTGGCCGCGCAGGGCGCGACTGTGATCGGCACCGCGACCAGCGAGGCCGGCGCTGCGAAGATCGGTGAGCGCCTGGCCGCACATGGCGGCCACGGCCGCGTGCTGGACGTGGCGCAGGCCGGCGCGATCGAGGCGCTGGTCGAGTCGATCGCCGCCGAGTTCGGTGCGATCTCGATCCTCGTCAACAACGCCGGTATCACCCGCGACAATCTGCTGATGCGCATGAAGGACGAGGATTGGCAGGCCATCCTCGACACCAATCTGACCAGCGTCTACCGCAGCTCCAAGGCCGTGATGCGCGGCATGATGAAGGCGCGCCGCGGCCGCATCGTCAACATCGCCTCGGTGATCGGCGTGACCGGTAACGCCGGCCAGGCCAACTACGCCGCGGCCAAGGCCGGGATCATCGCCTTCAGCAAGTCGCTGGCCAAGGAGATCGGCTCGCGTGGGGTCACGGTCAACGTGGTTGCCCCCGGCTTCATCGCCACCGACATGACCCGCGATCTGCCCGAGGCCTCCAAGGCCGCGCTGACCGAGCAGATCGCGCTCGGCCGCCTGGGCGAGCCGAACGACATCGCGCAGGCGGTGGCGTTCCTGGCCAGCCCGGCCGCCGCCTACATCACCGGTGAAACCCTGCACGTCAACGGCGGCATGTACATGCCCTGA
- a CDS encoding acetylornithine deacetylase (catalyzes the formation of L-ornithine from N(2)-acetyl-L-ornithine), which yields MTDLLAATLDHLERLVSFDTRNPPRAIAAEGGIFDYIRAQLPGFAVEVIDHGAGAVSLYAVRGTPKVLFNVHLDTVPDSPAWSAYPHTMRRLDDRVVGLGVCDIKGAAAALIAAANACDGDAAFLFSSDEEANDPRCIAAFLARGLSFDAVLVAEPTQCEAVLAHRGISSVLMRFAGTAGHASGKQDPAASALHQAVRWGDRALDHVASLDAERFGGLTGLRFNIGRIEGGIKANMIAPAAELRFGFRPLPSMDVDRLLATFAGFAEPAAAYFEETFRGPSLPSGDIARAEERRLAARDIADAFELPIGNAVDFWTEASLFSAAGHTALVYGPGDIAQAHTADEFVTLDQLQRYADAVHRVIDGGSRP from the coding sequence ATGACCGATCTGCTTGCCGCGACCCTCGACCACCTCGAACGGCTGGTGTCCTTCGATACCCGCAATCCGCCGCGCGCGATTGCGGCCGAGGGCGGTATCTTCGACTACATCCGTGCGCAGCTGCCTGGCTTCGCGGTCGAGGTCATCGACCACGGCGCGGGTGCGGTCAGCCTGTACGCGGTGCGTGGCACGCCGAAGGTGCTGTTCAACGTGCACCTGGATACCGTGCCCGACTCGCCGGCCTGGTCGGCCTATCCGCATACGATGCGGCGCTTGGACGACCGCGTGGTCGGGCTTGGCGTGTGCGACATCAAGGGGGCGGCTGCGGCGCTGATCGCGGCCGCCAACGCCTGCGATGGCGATGCGGCCTTCCTGTTCTCGTCCGACGAAGAAGCCAACGATCCGCGGTGCATCGCCGCATTCCTGGCGCGCGGGCTGTCGTTCGACGCGGTGCTGGTCGCCGAGCCGACGCAGTGCGAGGCGGTGCTGGCGCATCGCGGCATCAGTTCTGTGTTGATGCGCTTTGCCGGCACCGCGGGGCACGCGTCTGGCAAACAGGATCCCGCGGCGAGCGCGCTGCATCAGGCGGTGCGTTGGGGCGACCGCGCGCTCGACCATGTTGCCTCGCTCGACGCCGAACGCTTCGGCGGGCTGACCGGACTGCGCTTCAACATCGGCCGGATCGAAGGCGGCATAAAGGCCAACATGATCGCCCCTGCGGCCGAACTGCGCTTCGGCTTCCGGCCACTGCCGTCGATGGATGTCGACCGATTGCTGGCAACCTTCGCCGGCTTCGCCGAGCCTGCGGCCGCGTATTTCGAGGAAACCTTCCGCGGCCCGAGTCTGCCGTCCGGGGACATCGCCCGTGCGGAAGAGCGCCGGCTCGCCGCACGCGACATCGCCGATGCATTCGAACTGCCGATCGGCAATGCGGTCGATTTCTGGACCGAGGCCTCGCTGTTCTCGGCCGCCGGCCATACCGCCCTGGTATACGGGCCCGGCGACATCGCCCAGGCGCATACCGCCGACGAGTTCGTGACCCTCGACCAACTGCAGCGCTATGCCGATGCGGTGCACCGGGTCATCGACGGCGGATCGCGTCCATGA
- a CDS encoding argininosuccinate synthase produces the protein MTSATTSRDIVLAFSGGLDTSFCVPYLKEQGWTVHTVFADTGGVDAEERAFIEQRAAELGVASHVTIDGGPAIWDGFVKPFVWAGEAYQGQYPLLVSDRYLIVDAVLARAAELGTNAIAHGCTGMGNDQVRFDLAVKAQGDYRIVAPIREIQKEHTQTRAYEQAYLEERGFGVRAKQQAYTINENLLGVTMSGGEIDRWEAPGEGARGWCAPRAEWPEAPLQVTLRFEQGTAVALDGQTLPGAQILARLNALFAPYGVGRGVYTGDTVIGLKGRIVYEAPGLISLLAAHRALEDAVLTKQQNRFKPEVARKWTELVYEGFFHDPLKTDIEAFLASSQANVTGEVVLETRGGRVDAVAVASPHILNAKGATYAQSADWGVEEAEGFIKLFGMSSTLFAQVNR, from the coding sequence ATGACCAGCGCCACCACCTCCCGCGACATCGTCCTCGCCTTTTCCGGCGGCCTCGACACCAGCTTCTGCGTGCCCTACCTCAAGGAGCAGGGCTGGACCGTGCACACCGTATTCGCCGACACCGGCGGCGTGGATGCCGAGGAGCGCGCGTTCATCGAGCAGCGTGCGGCCGAGCTGGGCGTTGCCAGCCACGTCACCATCGACGGCGGTCCGGCGATCTGGGACGGCTTCGTCAAACCCTTCGTCTGGGCCGGCGAGGCCTACCAGGGCCAGTACCCGCTGCTGGTGTCCGACCGGTACCTGATCGTCGATGCCGTGCTCGCGCGCGCCGCCGAACTGGGCACGAATGCGATCGCGCACGGCTGCACCGGCATGGGCAACGACCAGGTGCGCTTCGACCTGGCGGTCAAGGCGCAGGGCGATTACCGCATCGTGGCGCCGATCCGCGAGATCCAGAAGGAACACACCCAGACGCGCGCCTACGAGCAGGCGTATCTGGAAGAGCGGGGATTTGGCGTGCGCGCCAAGCAGCAGGCCTACACGATCAACGAGAACCTGCTGGGCGTGACCATGTCCGGCGGCGAGATCGACCGTTGGGAAGCGCCGGGCGAGGGCGCGCGCGGCTGGTGTGCACCGCGCGCCGAGTGGCCGGAAGCGCCGCTGCAGGTCACGCTGCGTTTCGAGCAGGGCACGGCGGTCGCCCTCGACGGCCAAACGCTGCCGGGCGCGCAGATCCTGGCCAGGCTCAATGCGCTGTTCGCGCCCTACGGTGTGGGCCGCGGCGTCTACACCGGCGACACCGTGATCGGGCTCAAGGGCCGCATCGTCTATGAGGCACCGGGTCTGATCTCGCTGCTCGCCGCGCACCGCGCGCTCGAAGACGCGGTGCTGACCAAGCAGCAGAACCGCTTCAAGCCCGAGGTCGCGCGCAAGTGGACCGAGCTGGTGTACGAAGGCTTCTTCCACGATCCGCTCAAGACCGACATCGAGGCGTTCCTGGCCTCGTCCCAGGCCAACGTGACCGGCGAGGTCGTGCTCGAGACCCGCGGTGGCCGCGTCGACGCGGTGGCGGTGGCGTCGCCGCACATCCTCAATGCCAAGGGTGCGACCTATGCGCAGTCGGCCGACTGGGGTGTCGAGGAGGCGGAAGGCTTCATCAAGTTGTTCGGCATGAGCAGCACGCTGTTCGCGCAGGTCAATCGTTGA
- a CDS encoding argininosuccinate lyase, whose protein sequence is MSNLLWQKPGVAVDTQIQAFLAGDDVILDRAFFLHDIAASAAHAQGLQRVGILSSDELAGLERELATLAEDFQNGAFVLDDRFEDGHSAIEARLTERLGDAGRRIHTGRSRNDQVLVATRLWLKEKLARLAALSREIAKIALDRAEAERDLPIPGYTHIQRAVLSSGGMWWSGWAEAFIDDAVRAADTLALIDCNPLGTAAGYGVNLALDRDHTTAALGFARLQVSPVYAQLSRGKFELAALEALGSATLDLRRLAWDLSQFTSAEYGFVALPAQYTTGSSIMPNKRNPDVVELMRATHASVAAARTEIEQLLSLPSGYHRDLQSSKGAIVHGFGRGLAALELLPALLANLEWREDRLRAAVDSGMYATDVAVEAAIAGVPFREAYQAAAASADTAGQGRTPEGSLAARTSPGGAADLRLASLRARWEALA, encoded by the coding sequence ATGAGCAATCTCCTCTGGCAGAAGCCCGGCGTCGCCGTCGACACCCAGATCCAGGCGTTCCTGGCCGGCGACGACGTGATCCTCGACCGTGCGTTCTTCCTGCACGACATCGCCGCCAGTGCCGCGCATGCGCAAGGGCTGCAGCGTGTGGGCATCCTGTCGTCTGACGAACTCGCCGGCCTGGAGCGTGAGCTGGCAACGCTGGCCGAGGACTTCCAAAACGGCGCGTTCGTGCTCGACGACCGCTTCGAGGATGGCCATTCGGCGATCGAGGCGCGCCTGACCGAGCGCCTGGGCGATGCCGGCCGGCGCATCCACACCGGCCGCAGCCGCAACGACCAGGTGCTGGTCGCCACGCGTCTGTGGCTCAAGGAGAAGCTGGCGCGTCTGGCCGCGCTGTCGCGCGAGATCGCCAAGATCGCGCTGGATCGCGCCGAGGCCGAGCGCGACCTGCCGATTCCCGGCTATACCCACATCCAGCGCGCGGTGCTGTCTTCGGGCGGCATGTGGTGGTCGGGCTGGGCGGAAGCCTTCATCGATGACGCGGTGCGCGCGGCCGACACACTGGCGCTGATCGACTGCAATCCGCTGGGCACCGCGGCAGGTTACGGCGTCAACCTGGCGCTCGACCGCGACCACACGACCGCTGCCCTGGGGTTCGCGCGGCTGCAGGTCTCGCCGGTCTATGCGCAGCTCTCGCGCGGCAAGTTCGAACTCGCCGCGCTCGAAGCACTGGGCAGCGCCACGCTCGACCTGCGTCGCCTGGCCTGGGATCTGTCGCAGTTCACCAGTGCCGAGTACGGCTTTGTCGCGTTGCCGGCGCAGTACACCACCGGCAGTTCGATCATGCCCAACAAGCGCAATCCCGATGTGGTCGAGCTGATGCGCGCCACGCACGCCAGCGTCGCGGCCGCGCGCACCGAGATCGAGCAGTTGCTGTCGTTGCCGTCGGGCTATCACCGCGACCTGCAGAGCTCCAAGGGCGCGATCGTCCACGGCTTCGGTCGCGGTCTGGCCGCCCTCGAACTGCTGCCGGCCTTGCTGGCGAACCTGGAATGGCGCGAGGACCGGCTGCGTGCGGCGGTCGATTCGGGCATGTACGCGACCGATGTCGCGGTCGAGGCGGCGATCGCCGGCGTGCCGTTCCGCGAGGCCTACCAGGCGGCCGCGGCCAGCGCCGACACCGCCGGTCAGGGCCGCACGCCCGAGGGCAGCCTGGCCGCGCGGACCTCGCCGGGCGGGGCGGCCGACCTGCGACTGGCTTCTTTGCGTGCGCGCTGGGAGGCGCTGGCATGA
- a CDS encoding acyl carrier protein — translation MSNIEERVKKIVIEQLGVKEDEVSNNASFVDDLGADSLDTVELVMALEEEFECEIPDEEAEKITSVQQAIDYIKAHAKG, via the coding sequence ATGAGCAACATCGAAGAGCGCGTCAAGAAAATCGTGATCGAGCAGCTGGGCGTCAAGGAAGACGAGGTCAGCAACAACGCCTCGTTCGTCGACGACCTGGGCGCTGACTCGCTGGATACCGTCGAGCTGGTGATGGCGCTGGAAGAAGAGTTCGAGTGCGAGATCCCGGACGAAGAAGCCGAGAAGATCACCTCGGTGCAGCAGGCGATCGACTACATCAAGGCACACGCCAAGGGCTGA
- a CDS encoding N-acetyl-gamma-glutamyl-phosphate reductase, protein MTDKKTIGIVGARGHTGSELIRLVAAHPGLELLFVSSRELDGQRVADHNAAWQGALRFENLDADAVTAKGADAVILALPNGKAAPFVAALDAARAETVIVDLSADYRFDPAWYYGLPELTRDTYIGQRRISNPGCYATAMQLAIAPLLDQLAGPPQCFGVSGYSGAGTTPSDKNNVALLADNLMPYALTGHVHEREVSARLGVPVEFMPHVAPHFRGITMTVNLWLRAPMSRDAVKARYEARYADEPLVEVVDEAPWVSRIAGQHGAQVGGFVMAQGNGRVVVVATLDNLLKGAATQAMQNLNHALGFDELTSIQ, encoded by the coding sequence ATGACGGACAAGAAGACCATTGGCATCGTCGGCGCGCGTGGTCACACCGGCAGCGAACTGATCCGCCTCGTCGCCGCGCATCCGGGCCTCGAACTGCTGTTCGTGTCCTCGCGCGAGCTCGACGGCCAGCGCGTGGCCGACCACAACGCGGCCTGGCAGGGCGCGTTGCGCTTCGAGAATCTCGATGCCGACGCCGTGACGGCCAAGGGCGCCGACGCGGTGATCCTGGCGCTGCCCAACGGCAAGGCTGCACCGTTCGTCGCTGCACTCGACGCCGCCCGGGCCGAGACGGTGATCGTCGACCTGTCGGCCGATTACCGCTTCGATCCGGCCTGGTACTACGGCCTGCCGGAGCTGACCCGCGACACCTACATCGGTCAGCGTCGCATCAGCAATCCCGGCTGCTATGCCACCGCGATGCAGTTGGCCATCGCGCCGCTGCTCGACCAGCTCGCCGGCCCGCCGCAGTGCTTCGGTGTGTCCGGTTACTCGGGCGCAGGTACCACGCCGTCGGACAAGAACAATGTCGCGCTGCTGGCCGACAACCTGATGCCCTATGCGCTGACCGGCCATGTGCACGAGCGCGAGGTCTCGGCCCGGCTCGGCGTGCCGGTCGAGTTCATGCCGCACGTGGCGCCGCATTTCCGCGGGATCACGATGACCGTGAACCTGTGGCTGCGCGCACCCATGTCGCGCGATGCGGTCAAGGCGCGTTACGAGGCCCGCTATGCCGACGAACCGCTGGTCGAGGTGGTCGACGAGGCGCCCTGGGTGAGCCGCATCGCCGGCCAGCACGGTGCCCAGGTCGGCGGCTTTGTGATGGCCCAGGGCAACGGCCGCGTCGTCGTGGTCGCCACGCTCGACAATCTGCTCAAGGGCGCGGCGACACAAGCCATGCAGAACCTCAACCACGCGCTGGGCTTCGACGAGCTGACGTCGATCCAGTGA
- a CDS encoding cysteine--tRNA ligase gives MSLHLYNSLSRQVEPFAPLDPACPTMYVCGPTVYNYVHIGNARGPVVFGVLADLLRRRHGALRYARNITDVDDKINAAAAAQGVPISAITDRFVAAYREDMAALGVAPPDIEPAATAHIDGIVAMIESLIAAGHAYAAEGHVLFAVDTFADYGKLSRRDPDDMLAGARIEVAPYKRGPGDFVLWKPSTDALPGWDSPWGRGRPGWHIECSAMAAAHLGPTIDIHAGGVDLQFPHHENEIAQSECAHGGAPFARVWLHNGMLTFAGSKMSKSLGNIERVHDLVRAHPPEALRYALLSAHYRQPLDWSDALIEQSVRTLDRLYGTLRDLQEIEAAPAIPDSIERALDEDLNTPAALAELARIAGEARRAETLEARATQKAALLGAGLALGLLQQAPADWFGRGASDDDDARIQALIDERVAAKAARDFARADAIRDQLAAERIVLEDTPQGVRWKRG, from the coding sequence ATGTCCCTGCATCTGTACAACAGCCTGAGTCGTCAAGTGGAGCCCTTCGCCCCACTCGACCCCGCGTGCCCGACGATGTACGTCTGCGGCCCCACCGTCTACAACTACGTCCACATCGGCAATGCGCGCGGCCCGGTGGTGTTCGGCGTACTGGCCGACCTGCTGCGCCGCCGGCACGGCGCGCTGCGCTATGCGCGCAACATCACCGACGTCGACGACAAGATCAACGCCGCCGCGGCCGCTCAGGGCGTGCCGATCTCGGCGATCACCGACCGCTTCGTCGCTGCCTACCGCGAGGACATGGCCGCACTCGGCGTTGCCCCGCCGGACATCGAACCGGCCGCGACCGCGCACATCGACGGTATCGTCGCGATGATCGAATCGCTGATCGCCGCCGGTCACGCCTACGCAGCCGAAGGCCACGTGCTGTTCGCGGTCGACACCTTCGCCGACTACGGCAAGCTCTCGCGCCGCGACCCCGACGACATGCTCGCCGGGGCCCGCATCGAGGTCGCACCCTACAAGCGCGGCCCCGGCGACTTCGTGCTGTGGAAGCCCTCGACCGATGCCCTGCCCGGCTGGGACTCGCCCTGGGGCCGCGGCCGCCCGGGCTGGCACATCGAGTGCTCGGCGATGGCTGCCGCGCATCTGGGGCCCACGATCGACATCCACGCCGGCGGCGTCGACCTGCAGTTCCCGCACCACGAGAACGAGATCGCGCAGAGCGAGTGCGCCCACGGCGGCGCACCGTTCGCGCGCGTGTGGCTGCACAACGGCATGCTGACCTTCGCCGGCAGCAAGATGTCCAAGTCGTTGGGCAACATCGAGCGCGTACACGACCTCGTCCGCGCCCACCCGCCCGAGGCGCTGCGCTATGCGCTGCTGTCGGCGCACTACCGCCAGCCGCTGGACTGGTCGGACGCATTGATCGAGCAATCGGTGCGTACCCTCGACCGGCTCTACGGCACCTTGCGCGACCTGCAGGAGATCGAGGCCGCGCCGGCGATCCCCGACAGCATCGAGCGGGCCCTCGACGAGGACCTCAACACGCCGGCCGCCTTGGCCGAACTGGCGCGCATCGCCGGCGAGGCCCGGCGCGCCGAGACGCTCGAGGCCCGCGCCACCCAAAAAGCCGCACTGCTCGGCGCCGGTCTAGCCCTGGGCCTGCTGCAACAGGCGCCGGCCGACTGGTTCGGCCGCGGCGCCAGCGACGACGACGACGCCCGCATCCAGGCCCTGATCGACGAACGCGTCGCCGCCAAGGCCGCGCGCGACTTCGCCCGCGCCGACGCCATCCGCGACCAACTGGCCGCCGAACGCATCGTGCTCGAAGACACCCCCCAGGGCGTACGCTGGAAACGCGGCTGA